GAAATCTATTTTTCACATAACAAAAATATTCCTGAGATTATTATATCAGACGGAGATAATGAATTAAAAAGGTTTTCTGGAAAAAATGCATATATTGACGCAATGCTATATTTAAAAGAAGGATTTGATTATTGATACATATGAATATCTGTATTATCTGGAAATTTTAACAATTTAATATTTTTAACTCAAACAATTAATCATTTACAGGATTAACCCGATGTAATCAGCCGCTCATCAACATCTGCGGATGTGATTTTGGGAATTAATCCCCATTTTATAATAATATCGTCTATCACTCCAAAAAGGCCGTCAACTCCTGAAGTTTCAATTTTTTCAATCAGGGATTCATTTTTATTTGGTGTTAGTATATTGCATGTATATGTAGCCCACGCATCTGCCAGTGAAACATCGGAAGAAAAAACAGTTGTTGAATCAGCAGTACCAAAAGAGATTGAAGGACCAACTGAGGCAGATGAAGTGCAGACCCCGTAAATTTTATCTGTGGGCGGCAATACAAAAGCCATTTTTTTACTAATAGCTGAATTGCCGGAGTAAAGTCCAATCTTTAAAGGTCTGTCTGAAACAAATGCTATGTCTCCTCCATTATCAATCACTGCATATTTTGCACCGGCATCTATCATAGCCTCAACCCCTGACCATGCAATGGTTCCGGCAACTGCAGACATTGGACCTGTTCCGGCAGATATTGAAGCATTAAGCATCCTGTTAATTACAGTAGACTCTGTTCTTAATTCATCTGGGAAAAGAGGTTCTAAAGATGATCCAAAAAGAGGATAATCAAGAATAGTTCGTTCAATCTCCTGCCTTGCAGAGATCATGGCCTCTTTTGCCGCTCCAATATGAATTTCAGATTCGGCCAAAATAGTAGTTATTGTGGTTTTATACCTGAAATGTTCTCTAATCATCTATGAGAGTAGTTTTAAGGCACCATGCGGGCATGCAGTTGTGCACTTGCCACAAAG
The genomic region above belongs to Methanomicrobium antiquum and contains:
- a CDS encoding UPF0280 family protein, translated to MIREHFRYKTTITTILAESEIHIGAAKEAMISARQEIERTILDYPLFGSSLEPLFPDELRTESTVINRMLNASISAGTGPMSAVAGTIAWSGVEAMIDAGAKYAVIDNGGDIAFVSDRPLKIGLYSGNSAISKKMAFVLPPTDKIYGVCTSSASVGPSISFGTADSTTVFSSDVSLADAWATYTCNILTPNKNESLIEKIETSGVDGLFGVIDDIIIKWGLIPKITSADVDERLITSG